The following proteins are encoded in a genomic region of Triticum dicoccoides isolate Atlit2015 ecotype Zavitan chromosome 1B, WEW_v2.0, whole genome shotgun sequence:
- the LOC119300085 gene encoding wall-associated receptor kinase 4-like: MTTQSSQFHSEQLLLPVVLLLLVSAAANHMLMAAAAEQQHPMITHPGCRDKCGNISIPFPFGIGPGCSREGFEVSCDDSSTPPRAFLANDLANQYVCEGSASELIGDPQIMKIQVSSSLPLELVSISVATSEGRVYGGISYLCNSDDTSGLFKVHSMNLQATPFSVSGPRNVLIAVGGRAEPFLMINDRERSANGVNHFFCRSDILQEDFVGHVTNGSCTGRGCCETPFPPEDRSVTDSQMSFVVDNNTMPVIDVPCSYGMVVEKSWYNFSAPDMFGERVFAERLPGGVPLVLDFAIEDASCPAEGQEPPSDYACVSSNSSCANTATGYVCKCWNNYEGNPYISNGCQDIDECKLPERYPCSSDGICKNRPGGYECPCKFGMKGDRKEGTCTSLFPLAAKGTLGAIGVILIMAVLLFLIILRKEKRKNGEFYKKNGGPTLEKANIIKLFKKEELKPILKSKNLIGKGGFGEVYKGLLDNKLVAIKKPINGSVLENEQFANEVIIQSQVIHKNIVRLVGCCLEVDTPMLVNEFISNGSLHDILHNNKEKVALSLDTRLSIAAQSADGLAYMHSKTNIKILHGDVKPANILLDDNFVPKVSDFGISRLLARDKEHTGSVIGDMNYMDPIYLQEGLLTQKNDVYSFGVMILELISRRRAMHSDNSSLVKNFLEALKKQKKSSEFFDKEIAITEDLELLDCLAGMAMECLSLDVDQRPTMMEVAERLLILIRYREV; encoded by the exons ATGACCACACAAAGCTCGCAATTCCATTCCGAGCAGCTGCTATTACCAGTAGTCCTACTCCTTCTTGTATCTGCGGCAGCTAATCACATGCTCATGGCTGCCGCTGCTGAACAGCAACATCCGATGATCACACATCCGGGTTGCCGGGATAAGTGCGGCAACATCAGCATCCCCTTCCCATTCGGCATCGGGCCTGGCTGCTCCCGCGAGGGCTTCGAGGTATCGTGCGACGACTCCTCAACCCCCCCTCGGGCCTTCCTCGCAAACGACTTAGCAAATCAGTATGTATGTGAGGGCTCCGCCTCTGAGCTCATTGGCGACCCACAAATTATGAAAATCCAGGTTTCATCCTCACTGCCGCTTGAGCTCGTGAGCATATCAGTTGCCACGAGCGAGGGTCGTGTATACGGCGGGATCTCGTACCTGTGCAACTCAGATGATACTAGTGGGCTGTTTAAGGTTCACTCCATGAATCTCCAGGCCACCCCATTTAGCGTGTCGGGACCCCGTAATGTTCTCATAGCTGTCGGTGGGAGGGCCGAACCATTTCTGATGATCAATGATCGGGAGCGTTCCGCCAATGGCGTTAACCATTTCTTCTGCCGTTCAGACATCCTGCAGGAGGATTTCGTTGGGCATGTGACAAACGGGTCATGCACCGGGCGGGGCTGCTGTGAGACCCCCTTTCCCCCGGAGGACAGATCCGTCACAGATTCCCAAATGAGCTTCGTTGTCGACAACAACACTATGCCGGTTATCGACGTCCCATGCTCGTATGGCATGGTGGTGGAGAAGTCATGGTACAACTTCTCGGCGCCAGACATGTTTGGTGAAAGGGTGTTTGCTGAAAGACTCCCCGGGGGCGTCCCCTTGGTGCTCGATTTCGCCATCGAGGATGCTTCATGTCCCGCGGAAGGCCAGGAACCGCCTTCCGACTATGCATGTGTCAGCAGCAACAGCTCTTGTGCCAATACAGCCACTGGCTATGTGTGCAAGTGTTGGAACAATTATGAGGGCAACCCTTACATCAGCAACGGATGCCAAG ACATCGACGAATGCAAGCTCCCCGAGCGGTATCCCTGCTCGAGTGATGGGATCTGCAAGAACAGGCCAGGAGGCTACGAGTGTCCATGCAAATTTGGAATGAAAGGCGACCGCAAAGAAGGAACCTGCACAAGCTTATTCCCCCTAGCAGCAAAGGGGACTCTGG GTGCAATAGGTGTTATTCTTATCATGGCAGTCCTATTATTCCTTATTATTCTTCGCAAAGAGAAAAGGAAGAATGGAGAGTTTTACAAAAAGAACGGTGGGCCTACATTAGAGAAGGCAAATATCATAAAGCTTTTCAAAAAGGAGGAGCTCAAACCTATTTTAAAGAGTAAAAATCTAATAGGAAAAGGTGGCTTCGGTGAAGTTTATAAGGGCCTTCTCGACAATAAACTGGTTGCAATAAAGAAGCCAATTAATGGTAGTGTGCTAGAGAATGAACAGTTTGCAAATGAAGTCATCATCCAATCCCAAGTCATCCACAAGAACATTGTTAGGCTGGTCGGTTGTTGCCTAGAAGTTGATACCCCCATGCTGGTCAATGAGTTTATCTCCAATGGTAGCCTTCATGACATTCTTCACAACAATAAGGAAAAGGTTGCTCTCAGCTTGGATACACGGCTAAGTATTGCTGCACAGTCAGCAGATGGCCTAGCTTATATGCATTCCAAGACCAATATTAAAATTCTACATGGTGATGTTAAACCAGCAAATATACTCTTGGATGATAACTTTGTACCAAAGGTTTCAGATTTTGGCATATCTAGGTTGCTTGCGAGAGACAAGGAACACACAGGATCAGTCATTGGCGACATGAATTATATGGACCCAATATATCTTCAAGAAGGCCTACTCACACAAAAAAATGATGTCTACAGTTTTGGTGTTATGATCTTAGAGCTCATAAGCAGGAGGAGAGCCATGCATTCTGACAATAGTAGCTTGGTAAAGAATTTTCTTGAGGCTCTtaagaagcaaaagaaatcaagcgAGTTTTTTGACAAGGAAATTGCAATAACAGAAGATTTGGAGCTTCTTGATTGCCTCGCAGGCATGGCCATGGAATGTCTTAGCCTTGATGTGGATCAAAGACCAACTATGATGGAGGTGGCCGAGCGGCTCCTCATACTGATTCGATATCGTGAGGtgtaa